The Haliscomenobacter hydrossis DSM 1100 genome has a window encoding:
- a CDS encoding alpha-galactosidase encodes MKYFICFCCLLALLPLMQAQDIKSCTATLKNDTLYVANNRISRTYLWNQGNLISRALSDKANRKTWLMSGNKPDLIFPGQGEKAENARFEAKIVSKTSVTPEYLSAEVTYFLDKLEVKRVFRIYPDCPAIACDLYFRGSSTAVWLQPGTNLADMVNLEKLTASTAGNNTPVIEKLELPGRHWRLDAVEFSDITDRFNNLVNTVQAISYRPNLYRGNLLFAHDNTSNYGVFMLKEAPTSNVQLAYPGGDFLTEFGTLRIIGAGLNPADLHPSEWRRGYGFVTGVYAGDPNNRYKALRTYQRKLRIHVPGRDEMILMNTWGDRGQDTRVSEKFALLELEAGAKLGITHFQLDDGWESGRSSNSAFKGGSLEKIWDNPKYWEPHPEKFPNGLAPVVKKGKELGIEVCLWFNPSRDNSNENWEKDADVLIGIYQKYGIRTFKIDGVALPDKLAEVNFRKFLDKVSQATDHQVVFNLDVTANRRGGYHYLNEYGNIFLENRYTDWTNYYPYTTLRNLWMLSKYVPAQNFQIEFLNKWRNLDKYPANDPFAPQNYSFDYLFAITMFAQPLAWFEGTGLPAEAFSTSKLIKTYLQHNTKIHAGQIFPIGNEPDGLQWTGFQSIGNAQSGYLLVFREATAEARKAVKTWLPAGKKVKCTLIAGAGKSFESLVQAEGSVTFELPSKNSFALYHYSITEK; translated from the coding sequence ATGAAATACTTCATTTGTTTTTGCTGTCTACTTGCTTTGCTTCCATTGATGCAAGCCCAAGACATCAAATCTTGCACAGCTACCTTAAAAAACGACACGTTATACGTTGCCAATAATCGGATTTCCAGAACTTACCTCTGGAATCAAGGCAACCTCATTTCACGCGCATTGAGCGACAAGGCCAATCGAAAAACCTGGCTGATGAGCGGCAATAAACCCGATTTGATCTTCCCGGGGCAAGGTGAAAAGGCTGAAAATGCGCGCTTTGAGGCAAAAATTGTGTCCAAAACGTCCGTCACGCCCGAGTACCTGAGCGCAGAAGTCACTTATTTTTTGGACAAACTGGAGGTCAAGCGGGTGTTTCGGATTTATCCCGATTGCCCGGCTATTGCTTGCGACCTCTATTTTCGGGGCAGCTCTACTGCCGTTTGGCTTCAGCCAGGCACCAACCTGGCAGATATGGTCAACCTCGAAAAACTCACCGCCAGCACTGCCGGGAACAATACCCCCGTTATTGAAAAATTAGAATTACCCGGTCGGCATTGGCGCTTGGATGCCGTGGAGTTTTCGGACATTACCGATCGCTTCAACAACCTAGTGAACACCGTTCAGGCCATCTCTTACCGACCCAATTTGTACCGTGGTAATCTGCTTTTTGCCCACGACAATACCAGCAACTACGGGGTGTTTATGCTCAAAGAAGCCCCTACCTCCAATGTGCAATTGGCCTATCCTGGCGGCGATTTTCTCACCGAGTTTGGCACCCTGCGGATCATTGGTGCGGGCTTGAACCCGGCGGATTTACATCCCTCGGAATGGCGACGCGGTTATGGATTTGTAACCGGAGTCTATGCGGGTGATCCCAACAATCGCTACAAAGCCCTGCGTACCTATCAGCGCAAACTGCGCATCCATGTGCCAGGACGAGACGAAATGATCCTCATGAACACCTGGGGTGACCGCGGCCAGGATACCCGGGTCAGTGAAAAATTTGCCCTGCTGGAATTGGAAGCGGGGGCTAAACTGGGCATTACCCATTTTCAACTGGATGATGGTTGGGAATCGGGGCGTTCTTCTAATTCCGCGTTTAAAGGGGGATCTTTGGAAAAAATCTGGGACAATCCCAAATACTGGGAACCGCATCCCGAAAAATTTCCCAACGGACTCGCTCCCGTCGTAAAAAAAGGCAAAGAACTGGGCATTGAGGTCTGCCTGTGGTTCAATCCCAGTAGAGACAACAGCAACGAAAATTGGGAAAAGGATGCCGATGTTTTGATCGGAATTTACCAGAAATACGGCATTCGTACCTTCAAGATTGATGGGGTGGCACTGCCGGATAAACTGGCGGAGGTGAATTTTCGGAAGTTTCTGGACAAAGTCAGCCAGGCCACGGATCACCAGGTGGTGTTCAATCTGGATGTCACCGCCAACCGCCGGGGAGGCTACCATTACCTTAATGAGTATGGCAATATTTTTCTGGAAAACCGCTATACGGACTGGACCAATTATTACCCCTACACTACCCTGCGCAACTTGTGGATGTTGTCAAAATACGTCCCGGCGCAAAACTTCCAGATTGAGTTTTTGAACAAATGGCGCAACCTGGATAAATACCCGGCCAACGACCCTTTTGCCCCCCAAAACTACTCCTTTGATTACCTTTTTGCCATCACCATGTTTGCACAGCCCCTCGCCTGGTTTGAAGGCACGGGTCTGCCCGCCGAAGCATTTTCGACTTCCAAGCTAATCAAGACCTACCTCCAGCACAATACCAAAATTCACGCTGGCCAAATTTTCCCGATCGGCAATGAACCGGATGGCCTGCAATGGACGGGTTTCCAATCGATTGGCAATGCGCAATCCGGCTACCTCCTGGTGTTTCGCGAAGCCACTGCCGAAGCCAGAAAGGCCGTAAAAACCTGGTTGCCAGCTGGCAAAAAAGTAAAATGTACGCTGATCGCTGGTGCCGGGAAATCCTTCGAAAGCCTAGTTCAGGCGGAAGGCAGTGTCACCTTTGAATTGCCCAGTAAGAACAGTTTTGCGTTGTACCACTATTCAATCACCGAAAAGTAA
- a CDS encoding right-handed parallel beta-helix repeat-containing protein: protein MVTAQQSFFCRFMILVLCSVLYQCAYARQYYLNSNSGNDSQAGIARDKAWKSLASLHQRNFLPGDTINFECGSGWDTGLEINDSGSPDKPIVFRAIGTGSKPVFSQAKAGGKAVNILSSYVILDAVLAKDAQYAAVNIAKGANHNIIRNCEMSNAGAGVMISGKYNLITQNYAHDLVMVKNTPGGDDDYGAVAFWVFNSNNEISYNRATRCRAPSLDYGSDGGFFEIYSNGDSSYVHHNYAEDCNGFLEVGGGTARHVMVSHNVSLENGEWTFHVSGKFRADIQDFRMEHNTIISKKGTKWNNILGLGRDAPNLPTVIFSHNLVIIGGESGEKVARHGNFTHENNTYFLLDGAQLGYTLHASENISNVN, encoded by the coding sequence ATGGTTACTGCTCAACAATCATTTTTTTGCCGATTCATGATCCTGGTTTTATGTTCCGTGTTGTATCAGTGTGCTTATGCCCGCCAGTATTACCTCAACAGCAACTCCGGTAATGATTCCCAGGCGGGAATTGCCCGGGATAAAGCCTGGAAATCCCTGGCATCTTTACACCAGCGGAATTTTCTACCGGGCGACACCATCAATTTTGAATGTGGCTCGGGGTGGGATACTGGTTTGGAGATCAACGACAGTGGAAGCCCCGACAAACCCATCGTTTTTCGGGCCATCGGCACGGGGAGTAAACCGGTTTTTAGTCAGGCTAAGGCAGGTGGAAAAGCCGTTAATATTTTGAGCAGTTATGTCATCCTCGATGCTGTGCTCGCCAAAGATGCCCAGTATGCCGCGGTCAACATCGCCAAAGGTGCCAATCACAACATCATCCGCAATTGTGAAATGAGCAATGCTGGGGCTGGAGTAATGATCTCCGGAAAATACAACCTCATCACCCAGAACTACGCCCACGACCTAGTGATGGTAAAAAACACCCCTGGAGGCGACGACGATTATGGCGCCGTAGCCTTTTGGGTATTTAATTCCAACAACGAAATTTCTTACAATCGGGCCACACGCTGTCGAGCCCCTAGCCTGGACTATGGTTCCGACGGCGGTTTTTTTGAAATTTACAGCAATGGTGATAGCTCATATGTGCACCACAATTACGCCGAAGATTGTAATGGCTTTTTGGAAGTGGGAGGTGGCACCGCGCGTCATGTCATGGTGTCCCATAATGTATCACTGGAGAATGGGGAGTGGACTTTTCATGTGAGTGGGAAATTCCGCGCTGACATTCAGGATTTTAGAATGGAGCACAATACCATCATTTCCAAAAAAGGCACCAAATGGAACAACATACTGGGTTTGGGCAGGGATGCCCCGAATTTACCTACGGTGATTTTTAGCCACAACCTCGTCATCATTGGTGGGGAGTCAGGCGAAAAAGTGGCCCGCCACGGCAATTTCACGCATGAAAACAACACCTACTTCCTGCTGGATGGTGCTCAGTTGGGTTATACCTTGCATGCTTCCGAAAACATATCAAATGTCAATTAA
- a CDS encoding PKD domain-containing protein, translating into MKKYLFFSNFWALLFLGFVVLFASCDQQGLIGEAIYPTQNFYMSQAAVATVGPGANGIYTITPRIEGVATRFIIDAATKKFNVPLGVIRSGVSLDGDVDVSVLTNTDTINKLIALNKFAVADPAVTTELLPASAFTLPGSLTVKDGESNANFILPIDLNFLINSLNDNPKKRYAMGVSIKPNTNADNPQIVPLRTTVILIDPAQVLLAAANFSSFVYTETKTGNFSNGTANGVSYSWNFGDGSPAETTASPSHKYAAAGTYTVTLTATGVAGPPSVKTASIVIP; encoded by the coding sequence ATGAAAAAATACCTTTTCTTCAGCAACTTTTGGGCCCTACTTTTCCTGGGATTTGTCGTTCTGTTTGCCTCCTGTGACCAACAAGGGCTCATCGGAGAAGCCATTTATCCAACTCAAAACTTCTACATGTCTCAGGCTGCAGTAGCCACAGTAGGCCCTGGTGCCAATGGCATTTATACCATCACGCCGCGCATTGAAGGCGTAGCGACCAGGTTCATCATTGACGCAGCCACCAAAAAATTCAACGTGCCATTAGGGGTGATCCGTTCCGGAGTCAGTCTTGATGGTGATGTCGATGTAAGTGTGTTAACCAATACCGATACCATCAATAAGTTGATCGCGCTCAACAAGTTTGCGGTGGCTGACCCTGCGGTTACAACCGAACTCCTTCCAGCGAGTGCGTTTACATTACCCGGATCGCTTACCGTCAAAGATGGGGAGAGCAATGCAAATTTTATACTGCCGATCGATTTGAATTTTTTAATCAATAGCCTGAATGACAATCCTAAAAAAAGGTACGCCATGGGGGTGTCCATCAAGCCCAACACCAACGCGGATAATCCCCAAATCGTGCCACTCCGCACCACGGTAATCTTAATTGACCCCGCTCAGGTTTTACTGGCGGCGGCTAATTTTTCATCGTTCGTGTATACGGAAACCAAAACCGGGAATTTCAGCAATGGTACGGCCAACGGCGTCTCCTATTCCTGGAATTTCGGTGATGGATCGCCAGCGGAAACCACCGCTTCGCCAAGCCATAAATATGCTGCGGCGGGCACATACACGGTTACCTTAACCGCAACCGGGGTTGCCGGGCCTCCTTCAGTGAAAACAGCAAGTATCGTGATTCCCTAA
- a CDS encoding endo-1,4-beta-xylanase codes for MCGFVGNRQMFHGEGPNAASEAFYNNVKFLQENGAPIDAIGEQGHIGGTPPAIPKVIERLNRFAELGLPIQISEFDINSNDDDLKARYLSDFMTAVFSHPATVGFLQWGFWEAQHWFPAAALWNRDWTLRKHGKAFTDLVSKTWWTNFDGKTAPDGVSKLRGFCGDYEITITYKGKTSKQQYTLDNQGGVLVVKL; via the coding sequence ATGTGCGGATTTGTGGGTAATCGACAGATGTTTCATGGCGAAGGCCCCAATGCTGCCAGCGAAGCTTTTTACAACAATGTAAAATTCCTCCAGGAAAACGGAGCGCCCATTGATGCCATCGGTGAGCAAGGACACATTGGTGGCACGCCTCCGGCGATCCCCAAAGTAATCGAACGCCTGAATCGCTTTGCCGAATTGGGCTTACCGATTCAAATATCCGAGTTCGACATCAACAGCAACGACGACGACTTGAAAGCGCGTTACTTGTCGGATTTTATGACTGCCGTTTTTAGTCATCCAGCTACGGTTGGTTTTTTGCAATGGGGTTTCTGGGAGGCGCAACACTGGTTCCCCGCAGCTGCTTTGTGGAATAGAGATTGGACCCTGCGCAAGCATGGAAAAGCCTTTACCGATTTGGTAAGCAAAACCTGGTGGACAAATTTTGACGGGAAAACAGCGCCTGACGGGGTCAGTAAATTGCGCGGTTTTTGCGGGGATTACGAGATCACCATCACCTACAAGGGCAAAACGAGCAAACAGCAGTATACCTTGGACAATCAGGGCGGAGTTCTGGTGGTGAAATTGTAA
- a CDS encoding endo-1,4-beta-xylanase gives MNLQQAQKFTHLRCFVTLGLLALAQGILAQLPAAESLLSNGLNSFEVYGSTAPHALVEEVAVTGQPFTKALRVNTFKQAVDKGNYGLRADINTNLHKGDVLWISFKARCLESTRETGEASFEFRFDQLVNGKYQWPSYLERGVSVGKEWTETSLPFVLPKDVKPADVRLIFKFDTYAQRFELGPVTFLNYGPGVKLSDLPRSFVRYEGSEPDAPWRSAAAERIEKYRKGDLSIKVIDAKGKPVPGAQVAVRMKRNAFNWGTSTNTQRLLDTLRPESKIYRDTLLKYFNQVVLENEMKWSAWTDPHNPHEQTLKGIQWLKAHNIPVRGHVMVWPSFQHSPKIVAELKNDTAALRALVFRHIEEQLSKMKGQFTEWDVVNEPYAHHDWLDLLGKEEMVKWFKAARAGAPGVKLFLNDYTMFHLSITHKSPN, from the coding sequence ATGAACCTTCAACAAGCTCAAAAATTCACCCACTTGAGGTGCTTTGTAACCCTTGGTTTGCTGGCACTTGCTCAGGGAATCCTGGCTCAATTGCCAGCCGCTGAATCCTTGTTGAGCAATGGCTTGAATTCCTTCGAAGTGTACGGATCCACTGCCCCCCATGCCCTGGTTGAGGAAGTGGCGGTGACCGGACAGCCCTTCACCAAAGCTTTGCGGGTCAATACCTTTAAGCAGGCAGTAGACAAAGGGAATTACGGATTGAGAGCGGACATCAATACGAATTTGCACAAAGGTGACGTGCTTTGGATTTCATTCAAAGCACGTTGCCTCGAGAGCACCCGCGAAACGGGAGAAGCCTCGTTTGAGTTTCGTTTTGACCAGTTGGTAAATGGAAAATACCAGTGGCCATCTTACCTCGAACGAGGGGTATCTGTTGGAAAAGAATGGACAGAAACCAGTCTCCCCTTTGTCCTTCCCAAAGATGTAAAACCCGCAGATGTACGTCTGATTTTCAAGTTCGACACCTATGCACAACGCTTCGAACTAGGACCGGTGACCTTTTTGAACTATGGTCCAGGGGTAAAACTGAGCGATTTGCCGCGCAGCTTTGTCCGGTACGAAGGCAGTGAACCCGATGCCCCCTGGCGTAGTGCTGCTGCCGAACGCATTGAAAAATACCGCAAAGGTGATTTGAGCATCAAGGTGATTGATGCTAAAGGAAAACCTGTCCCCGGCGCTCAAGTTGCCGTTCGAATGAAACGCAATGCCTTCAATTGGGGCACCTCCACCAATACTCAACGGCTCCTGGACACCCTGCGACCAGAGTCGAAAATCTACCGCGATACCTTGCTGAAATATTTCAATCAGGTGGTGCTGGAAAACGAAATGAAGTGGTCTGCGTGGACGGATCCGCATAATCCACACGAGCAAACCCTCAAGGGAATCCAGTGGTTAAAAGCCCATAACATTCCGGTGCGTGGACACGTAATGGTTTGGCCATCTTTTCAGCATTCTCCGAAAATTGTGGCTGAACTGAAAAACGATACCGCCGCTTTGCGTGCGCTCGTGTTTCGTCACATCGAGGAACAGCTCAGCAAAATGAAGGGCCAGTTCACGGAATGGGATGTCGTCAATGAACCCTACGCCCACCACGATTGGCTGGACCTGTTGGGCAAAGAGGAAATGGTGAAATGGTTCAAAGCTGCCCGCGCCGGAGCACCCGGTGTCAAACTGTTTTTGAACGACTATACCATGTTTCATCTGTCGATTACCCACAAATCCCCTAATTAG
- a CDS encoding Gfo/Idh/MocA family protein, whose protein sequence is MKRRTFIKNASIASAGGLTILNFPVFGKNAPSNKVVVAVMGVNSRGAYHAEKFAEIPGVEVAYLCDVEDGAIKKGLSAVKNAARKPTVEKDIRKLVSKNDFDALVIAAPDHWHAPAALLGLANGKHVYVEKPCSHNPQEGEMLIAAQKKYGKIVQVGSQRRSFPTLIEAVKEVRGGLIGNPYMAKAWYTNSRKSIGVGKSIPVPATLDFDLWQGPAPRKAFQDNLVHYNWHWFWHWGTGEACNNGNHEIDCCRWFLGVDFPTKVTSAGGRYAFKDDWETPDTQIASFEFGNNKTITWEGRSCNSYPIEGSGRGFIIYGDKGTLVNYGGGDYKVYDTANKLVKEIKSNVKADPNNTVSASGNADMYHLSNFIESVRGNATVTASVEEGHRSVLLCHLANIAQRTGTTLQCDPQNGRILNNKVATKLWGRAYEKGWEMTV, encoded by the coding sequence ATGAAGCGCAGAACTTTCATCAAAAACGCCTCAATTGCCAGTGCAGGAGGGTTAACTATCCTGAACTTTCCGGTATTCGGCAAAAATGCACCCAGCAATAAAGTAGTGGTCGCCGTAATGGGGGTCAACAGCCGTGGGGCTTACCACGCCGAAAAATTTGCTGAAATTCCCGGCGTAGAGGTAGCTTACCTCTGCGATGTGGAAGATGGGGCAATCAAAAAAGGGTTGAGCGCGGTCAAAAATGCCGCTCGGAAGCCCACGGTAGAAAAAGACATCCGCAAGCTGGTCAGCAAAAATGACTTTGATGCCCTGGTCATCGCTGCACCCGACCACTGGCACGCTCCTGCCGCCCTCCTTGGCCTGGCCAACGGCAAACACGTTTACGTTGAAAAGCCTTGCAGCCACAATCCCCAGGAAGGTGAAATGCTCATTGCCGCGCAAAAAAAATACGGCAAAATTGTCCAGGTAGGTAGCCAGCGCCGCTCCTTCCCTACCCTGATCGAAGCCGTCAAAGAAGTGCGCGGTGGCTTGATTGGCAACCCGTACATGGCCAAAGCCTGGTACACCAATTCGCGCAAATCGATTGGGGTAGGAAAATCCATCCCGGTGCCCGCCACCCTGGATTTTGACCTATGGCAAGGCCCCGCACCGCGTAAGGCTTTCCAAGACAATTTGGTACACTACAATTGGCATTGGTTTTGGCATTGGGGCACAGGTGAAGCCTGCAACAATGGCAACCACGAGATTGATTGCTGCCGCTGGTTCTTAGGGGTTGACTTCCCGACCAAGGTAACCTCGGCAGGTGGGCGCTATGCTTTTAAAGACGATTGGGAAACCCCCGATACCCAAATTGCTTCCTTTGAATTTGGCAACAACAAAACCATCACCTGGGAAGGCCGCAGTTGCAACTCCTACCCCATCGAAGGCAGCGGCCGTGGCTTCATCATCTATGGAGACAAAGGTACGCTGGTCAACTATGGCGGTGGGGATTACAAAGTATACGATACGGCCAACAAGCTGGTCAAAGAAATCAAATCGAACGTCAAAGCTGATCCAAATAATACCGTGAGCGCCAGCGGCAATGCCGACATGTATCACTTGAGCAACTTCATCGAAAGTGTGCGGGGGAACGCAACGGTTACAGCCTCGGTCGAAGAAGGTCACCGCAGTGTGCTGCTTTGTCACCTGGCCAACATTGCCCAACGCACCGGAACAACCCTACAATGCGACCCACAAAACGGACGCATCCTCAACAACAAAGTTGCCACAAAATTGTGGGGACGGGCTTACGAAAAAGGCTGGGAAATGACGGTTTAA
- a CDS encoding RagB/SusD family nutrient uptake outer membrane protein, which produces MKIYSYLFAVCSVLALASCEKLDRDFVTTIGRNEIEQSFGNVQSLLNAIYADLPDGTLYIGGAAMMDAATDEAEFTAETNAVQSFNSGSWNAVSNPDFVWDRYYRGIRKVNQFLLSTGKVNLDPWKLDPNPSAQTVYQTNLAAIKRWAYEARFLRAFMYFELVKRYGGVPLLNQALEVDADFSKTQRNTLDDCIKFIVSECDSAALQLPLNATTLPYVAATDLGRVTKLSALALKSRVLLYAASELFNNPSWAAGYAKPEYISLPAGDRNARWKAASDAAKAVIDAAPLPTLGAYKALFNTFNNAEIIFTRRNGASNQFERINSPIGFPQGQSGNTPSQNLVDAYEVKVNATTAVKFDWNDPVMAANPYANRDPRLEMTIVRNDATFGTPSRKVQLYTSGLDGKPITNASKTGYYLRKYQIESLNLNNNNTGVHSWIIFRYPEIYLNYAEALNEWSPGNPDIKTFYDRVRSRTGVTMPGLPTGLSQAEVREAIRNEKRVEFAFEDHRFWDVRRWMQGATYFGAPLRGVDITRDATSGAFTYTPNTVEQRTFDPKMYLYPIPQNDLNISPLIVQNPLW; this is translated from the coding sequence ATGAAAATATATAGCTACCTGTTTGCAGTTTGTAGCGTCCTTGCTTTGGCGAGCTGCGAAAAACTGGACCGGGATTTCGTCACGACCATTGGTCGCAATGAAATTGAACAATCATTTGGCAATGTGCAGTCACTGTTAAATGCCATTTATGCCGACCTTCCCGATGGCACCTTGTACATCGGCGGCGCAGCCATGATGGATGCTGCTACCGATGAAGCAGAGTTTACGGCGGAAACCAATGCCGTCCAAAGTTTCAACTCCGGTAGTTGGAACGCGGTGAGCAATCCTGATTTTGTTTGGGATCGCTATTACCGGGGCATCCGCAAAGTGAACCAATTTCTGTTGTCTACGGGTAAAGTGAACCTTGACCCCTGGAAATTGGATCCCAATCCATCGGCGCAAACCGTTTATCAAACCAACCTGGCGGCCATCAAAAGATGGGCTTACGAGGCGAGATTTTTAAGGGCCTTTATGTATTTTGAGTTGGTAAAACGTTACGGCGGAGTGCCCCTACTCAACCAGGCCCTCGAAGTAGACGCCGATTTTTCAAAAACCCAGCGCAATACCCTGGACGATTGTATCAAATTCATCGTCAGTGAGTGTGATTCGGCGGCCCTACAATTGCCGCTCAATGCGACTACCTTGCCTTATGTGGCGGCCACGGATTTGGGTAGGGTAACCAAGTTGAGCGCCTTGGCCTTAAAAAGCCGGGTATTGTTGTATGCGGCCAGCGAATTGTTCAACAACCCCTCCTGGGCCGCTGGGTATGCCAAACCAGAGTACATTTCCTTGCCTGCCGGAGACCGCAATGCCCGCTGGAAAGCGGCTTCTGATGCCGCCAAGGCCGTCATTGACGCCGCGCCATTGCCCACCTTGGGCGCTTACAAGGCGTTGTTCAATACCTTCAACAACGCAGAAATTATTTTTACCCGCCGGAATGGGGCGAGCAACCAGTTTGAACGCATCAACTCCCCGATTGGATTCCCTCAAGGGCAAAGTGGCAATACGCCTTCCCAGAATCTGGTCGATGCCTACGAGGTAAAAGTAAATGCCACTACGGCGGTCAAGTTTGATTGGAACGATCCGGTCATGGCGGCTAACCCTTATGCAAACCGCGATCCACGTTTGGAAATGACCATCGTGAGGAATGATGCCACCTTTGGCACCCCTTCCCGCAAGGTGCAATTGTATACCTCAGGACTCGATGGCAAACCCATCACCAACGCCTCTAAAACTGGCTATTACTTGAGAAAATACCAAATCGAAAGTTTGAACCTGAACAACAACAATACCGGGGTACACAGCTGGATCATTTTCCGTTACCCGGAAATTTATTTGAACTATGCCGAGGCCTTGAACGAGTGGAGTCCAGGCAATCCAGACATCAAAACATTCTACGACCGGGTCAGAAGCAGAACCGGAGTAACCATGCCCGGTTTGCCCACTGGTTTGTCGCAAGCAGAGGTCAGAGAAGCGATTCGGAACGAAAAAAGGGTGGAATTTGCCTTTGAAGACCATCGTTTTTGGGATGTGCGCCGCTGGATGCAAGGGGCCACTTATTTTGGTGCCCCACTCCGCGGAGTTGACATTACCCGCGACGCAACGAGTGGCGCATTCACTTATACGCCTAACACCGTGGAGCAGCGCACTTTTGACCCCAAAATGTACCTGTACCCGATCCCGCAAAACGACCTGAACATTTCGCCCTTGATCGTACAAAATCCATTGTGGTAA
- a CDS encoding glycosyl hydrolase family 28 protein, with translation MKNMSLLLFLFCLWSAACDKPEVGAPVVPTTPTASGKLIVYPAPGDLSSVEHLAQSNDYKVEVRRNGDTDYQTIFVYKTDNYWVDTYFGSKPKPQTAASFSSFAFSETAVDIKITCNFPANKVTIRPLNFGINPVQNGNVISFTLSEPKKVSIEVNDRSNPLFLFAEAPDVAPIAATHYYGPGVHHIGLQKTIKSNETVYIAAGAVVEGSFLIPYNTQNVSIKGRGILSMGEWKHESTAVSWLGAHSAIKANGVSNLQMEGLIIANSCGWTIPIYNSDNLTFNNQFKNLKLVSWNGNSDGFWVNGRNHLIDDCFIFNNDDIFMSHGATNCKISNIVAWGGPWGRLYWLSEQTSTSNILFENINLIGKDGGVAVILVDEEKGTKIAMSNITFRNLRIEAHPKTSSYNTNKFLVLNSGYKGVSNWLFENLTIDDKNVDEGDLLGTANSPINGIKFKNFKLGGAKVNSLLDANMDKNEFATGITFE, from the coding sequence ATGAAAAACATGAGCTTACTGCTGTTCCTTTTTTGTTTGTGGAGTGCTGCTTGCGACAAGCCTGAAGTAGGCGCTCCCGTCGTTCCCACTACCCCAACTGCCAGTGGAAAACTGATCGTTTATCCAGCCCCCGGGGATTTAAGCAGCGTAGAACACCTAGCGCAATCCAATGATTACAAAGTAGAAGTTCGGCGAAATGGGGATACCGATTACCAAACCATCTTTGTGTACAAAACCGATAATTATTGGGTGGACACTTATTTTGGTAGCAAACCCAAGCCACAAACTGCCGCCTCTTTCAGCAGTTTTGCCTTCAGCGAAACGGCGGTGGACATAAAAATCACCTGCAATTTTCCCGCCAATAAGGTTACGATCAGGCCCTTGAACTTTGGCATCAACCCCGTTCAGAATGGCAACGTGATCAGCTTTACCCTGAGCGAACCCAAAAAAGTTTCGATCGAAGTAAATGACCGCAGCAATCCGCTGTTTTTGTTTGCCGAGGCACCAGATGTAGCACCTATTGCCGCGACCCATTATTACGGGCCAGGTGTGCACCACATTGGTTTGCAAAAAACCATTAAATCCAATGAAACCGTATACATCGCTGCTGGAGCAGTTGTAGAAGGCTCTTTTTTAATCCCCTACAACACCCAGAACGTCAGCATCAAAGGTCGGGGTATCCTCTCGATGGGCGAATGGAAGCACGAGTCCACTGCGGTAAGCTGGTTGGGTGCACATTCGGCCATCAAAGCAAACGGAGTCAGCAACCTGCAAATGGAAGGTTTGATCATTGCCAACAGTTGCGGTTGGACCATTCCCATTTACAACAGCGACAACCTGACGTTCAACAACCAATTCAAGAACCTCAAACTGGTCTCCTGGAATGGAAATTCCGATGGTTTTTGGGTCAATGGCCGCAACCACCTCATCGACGATTGTTTTATTTTCAACAATGACGACATCTTCATGTCGCACGGCGCGACCAATTGTAAAATTTCCAACATCGTAGCCTGGGGTGGCCCCTGGGGAAGATTGTATTGGTTGAGCGAACAAACTTCAACCAGCAACATCCTTTTTGAAAACATCAACCTCATTGGAAAAGATGGCGGCGTGGCAGTTATTCTGGTCGACGAAGAGAAGGGTACCAAAATAGCGATGAGCAACATTACTTTTCGGAACCTGCGCATCGAAGCGCATCCCAAAACCAGCAGCTACAATACCAATAAATTCCTCGTATTGAATTCCGGTTACAAAGGGGTGAGCAATTGGTTGTTTGAAAACCTGACCATCGACGATAAAAATGTGGATGAAGGGGATCTGCTGGGAACGGCCAATAGCCCCATCAACGGCATCAAGTTTAAAAATTTCAAACTAGGTGGCGCCAAAGTGAATTCACTGTTGGATGCCAACATGGACAAAAATGAATTTGCCACGGGTATCACTTTTGAATAA